TAAAAAAACTAAAAGTTATGgggcttgggttttgttttgtttcccctaTTGATGTTAAACTTATTACCAAAACCACTCCTCAGCTTGTCCTAAGATGCATTCCATCACTTAGCTATCCTTCCCAAATTCTCTTCTTTTGTGAGAAGATGTAGGTTTGACGGTGAGTTATCATGTTAATGCCGGGAACCTGTCATGCACAATGTAAATTCTCCTACAGGAGCCTATCCTACACTAATCACTGTTTATTTATGTGATGTAACTTTACTTCCTTGGATTTACAGCACAGACAGGTTCAAAAGCCGTTATTACTTTTCAGCAATAGTCTGCCTAAAATGAAAACTTCTTTTTACTAGGTGGCATACGTCCATTTTCGAAACACTTTTTAAGCTGTTTAAGCTTTTTTAAGTTGTTTATGTTGCTCTTCACAAAGTGTATTTTCTAGTACTGTGTACTGTAATAAGCCCCTGTTGATTGTAGCAAGCTAAACCTGCATGTTTCCTCCCAATAAGCAGGACATTAAAATTGTTGTCTGCCatacttttctttcagaaactgaatGTTCCAAAAACATTACAAAACAGTTGAGAAGTTAAGGCTGTGGGTGAATTATCTTCAAAAACCAGTTCTAGTTCCCaaataaaaaaggcagcttttggAACACACATAGTtgtcacagagaaaaaaagtttaaaaaatactgtgaagtTATAGGAACTATTCTAAACTATATTAGACATAGGACCTTGTAACCACATAAGAAAACATTCCtattttccccttgtttttcaACAATACAATTCACTTTAAGAAGATAGAACAAAAAACCTTTACCAGTGTTTTAACGTGTATTATTTTGACTCCGTATATGTAATAGTCTGAAAAACCAAAGATCAGTTAGGCTTAATTAATAACGGCTGATTCTCACCGGAAAATGGAAATGTTCTCACTTGTCACAGAAAATTCTTCTAAGTTTTCCGTGAGGTGGAATTTTTTAATaaccaaattaaaaatgaaCTTACCCACTTGCTCAGTTACACTGCCCATCTCCCTTTACTTATTCCAGGctgtattttctgaaagatATTCTGGCCTACGCAAGTATTCCTTCCAGTATGAAATAGGAAATTAATAAACCACTTTCTACCGTCAGAATAGGCCTAAGTTAACTTTCAGTAGCACACAGagaactccagctctccagctgGGCTTACCACTCAACGTCTGTTTGCAAAACAGATATTGGTAACTGGAGGAAACCTTGAAATCTGAGTGTAGAGAAGACATTCAGACTGTTCCTATTTTTgacaatatttttcaaaactgttGTTTTTAATTACATCTGTGCATGCAAACTCCTTGTGTTTGCTTGCACACCCTTACAGCTCTTTGGTTTGTTATgcgttttgttttgtttttaaatcccaCCTTGTAACCCCCGTGGCAGAGATATAGAATTAGAAGCTACTAAAGTATCAAGCTGTTTAAAAGGTGCTTTGCAATCAAATTAGTAAAGTTTACAAATCTTATCATCAAATTAAATCTCGCAGTCTCTCTGTTTTACCTTAGTTAGCTTACGTCTCCTCTCCGGGAATATGCTGTCCAACTATTCAGGGTTTAACAGGTGAAGCTGGCAATAAACCTTAAGTCACAATAACATTtccatatttaattaaaatcgAATTAAAGAAGGAGTAGCTTAAGCATAGGCAGTGCTTATGCAAAACTCTTACCAAATCTACATTTTGGTGCTAGCATTGCCTGCAGAGCAGTAGTTTGGATTAGTATACGGCTTCCTACTGCATAGCACATTCTTCCTTTCATAGCAGGTCTCCTCTTTGCATTGCACTTCCTCTGTACCAAAACACTGCTCAAGTCTCACAGTCCTTGGTCTGTATGGTCTTAAACTTTCAGAAGTGACTGCAGTGTTGGCTTCTCCCCAGCAACTTCTGTAAAGCTCCTGGGCACAGGTTGTTTATCCTCCCCCATCCACCCAGAAACAGAGCCCAAGTCCCCCTGTTACCAGTGGCTATCTCCCACTCCACACCCCTGAATTCAGAGCTGTTTAACTGCATCTGTTTGAGAGCTCTCACCCTGCAGATACACTGACATGATGCAGTGCACAGGCACATTACATCCTCAAAGACTCATCTTTTGTATACACAGCACTCATGCTTTATACAAGGAATCCTTAAAACCAATCACCGTTTAGTAATAAATTCGtgtgtgtttttccttctcttagatCCTCTCTTGAGTGTTCTTTTAACTACAAACTAAGCATCCCTCTCTTCTGAGCACTGCTTCTTATGAAATACAGACTCTTGTCATTTCTTCCCCCTGTCCCATCTGATGTCCTAATAAAACCACCACCCTTTGCCACAGAACATCACCTTTTACTTTGCTCAAGTTCCACTTGTTTTGGAAGTGCTTCCAATAATGATTTTTAAGCTTAGTGTTACCACTCCATCTTTGTTCTATTCTTTGGTTATTTCTTATTTCCCAAACCATAGACCCCAGTAGGTAATATCTAAAGCCTGAACCCACTTTATAGCAGTGTAGTCAgttaataaacaaaacaaatgctaGTCAAATTTATTATTTAAGACTATCATATCAGAACCAAAGGGACACCACTCTTAAAACATGCAGTCTCCTATACCAACACTCATACCAATAGCTAGAAACATTTAATCACTCTACTGCATATAGCACCAATGCTAATTAGTTGCAAAGAAAAGATTTGCTGCTGACAACCCACACATCTAACATGAAGCTTTTTCACTAGTGTCTTTTAAGAATCTAAAACATGTAGTACTTTAGTGTGTGGTTTTTATAGACTGCCAGCCCTTCACTTTTTTAACTCATTGTTAAATAAATTAGATAATCACATTATGTTGACACTGAATCTCCATCTAAGTAGACACCTAAGCTGCTTCCTGAGAAGCAGCTATCAAACAGCAGTGTTTGTCAATgggtttctgaaagcagaagtcGTAACTAAGCATTCTACCTTCACTGAAAGATGACAGTATTTTCTTGATCTTTGTACTTTAGAAAAAACAATTTCCCCAAAGCTTTATGTTTATGATTCATACTACGAGATGTAAGAATTATAATGAGAAAGTATTATCAAGTATTTATCCAGATAAATTCAAAGGTTTAGTAATAAGTTCTCATGTTACTGCAAGTGGCAAAATTTGGCAGAAGCCTGGGAAATGTTTGTTACACGCAAAatgatggtttgggtttgactttttttctttcagaatccTCAAGATGTTAATTTGGTATTGATTTACCAGATACAAGTATAGCTGGGACAAGGAGACAGTAACAAAAGCTTCATCAGAACAGTACAGTAATTTAAGGTAGTTTTACAGAGGAATTataccccccccaaaaaaaaaaatcctcaagaaAGGATGGTGGGCCACCAGAACATAATTATGAAACCATAATGTAATCAATGTCCTCAATACTGATACATGCGGTTTGACAGATGATTTTGTTGTGAATTTATGTAAACAAAATCAGTGACTGGTATTTCAGAAGAGGAAGCTTCTTTTTCAGTTGTTAGAACAGTCTGTTCCCTGCATTATCTTTCTAGATTATAAATCTGCCATTTAATAAGAAATCATCATGAGAACAAAGTAATCTCTCAGACTGCAATACTGGTAACAGACTTCATGTAAATTAGAGCCAGCTCACGAGAGGTACTTAGTGTCATGACTGTGCGTACAAATTTTCCTGCTAATGTCTgaaaaactttcctttttttttttcccttggaaagccttcagttttttaaataactgtgAAAGATGATCAAGTCAAAAGGTTTTCTGTGTTCTACTCACTCAGATTTGTACTAAGTATCGTACTTTGACTTTTTACTCCTGGATCAGATGTTTAACTGCTGAAATAAATGGCATTTCTGgtgatgcacacacacaaatcttCAGCTGTTGAAAACAACTCCATTTGTATTCCTTCTGAAGAAAAGGTCAAAGATCTGTGGCTTATGGGAATGTCTGACTGTGTCACAGCATTAAAAACTTGGTAAGATGCTCGTATGATCCCCCCACCCTTCTTGCTGTGGAAGCAATAGctatttaaacatatttaatgTTCAAATGTTTAAGTTGCATCTGAGAATCATAGATAAAAAGCAATCCAAAAGCATCCCCTCAGGACTTTCCTTTTCACGATCTAGGAGTGAcaacactgtattttttctctcccacCCAAGTACTGTATGACTATAGACCTACTTCTCTACTTCcaaaatcactttttaaattCATAGTTGTTGAACACATGGTGTCTAGTTAAAAGGAGTATTAGTTCCAGACTCAGCTCCTCTAACTAATGAGCTTGTCTGCTAACAGTACGAGAGTGACACCTCAgtaagagacaaaaaaaaatgtgcaggCTTCTTCACCCTTAGCTCTCTATAACCATAAAATCTCATTTTGGACTAAGCTGGATGCCTTGATTGATCCAAGGAACTTATGACAACCAAGACACATGAGCTCTCACAAGAGCTCTCACAAcatttctgcaaaagaaaaactggaatATTATAGTGTGAGCTTGCTAGTATGTTTCAATTCTGCAGCGCATCCATTGGTCTGTCCTAGCAGAAAACAGCTCAGTCACTTCCCCCCGGGCCCCTTATCTTATTTTAAGATGTTGACTGAATCAATAGCACAACATATGGTCAACAGCAATTAAAAGAGATTTGTCAGAACCTGCTTTTACTTGACTAACAGAATACTAAATACTTTATAAAACAATTCTGAGACACAGATAAAATACTTTCTGGAACCTTtatgcttttctgctttgcatttctaTTTACAATCTTTTACTTCAGTGGAACCCATTTATTGTTCATATACCTACCTCATTACCATCCTGTGTTGCTAGCTCTGTAAACTGCACAACTATAGTACAGCTAAGTAATACCTCAGGAAGCTGGTGGCCTGTTCATCTGATCTGGTGTAATACCAGCACACCAAACAGCTACATTTTATGTGAAGATTCCACCCAACTACATGTATCTCATCTGCAAAATTTCACAGAAGTTTCACAGAAGTTCAGTATTCAGGACAAAACCCACAGCTGCCTTTgcatattaaaacaaataaatatggATTTTGGTACATGTAACAAAACTTCAATCACTAGCAATAAACCCCTCActtatttcttgcttttaaaagaatgaGGCTCCTCGATATCATAGGCCCTTATACAATAAAGTAAGAAACAACTGTcataaatattaaaagataCTAATTATAAACAGTTTTAGCTCTCGCAACTACAGTTCCACAAGAGACAAAACTGAGGCGCAGGGACTCCATTAATCTAAACTTGAATTCACTAAGTGATAAACCTTCTAAAACCTTGTACTAAACCTGTCCAGTACTATTTAGAGTACTTTGGATAAGGAGATAAGATAATATCGTGCATTCTGTTTAAGCCATGTGAAAAGCACCAGAATCAAAAGTAAACTTGGGAAATTCAGCTTGGATTAATTAGGAAGCAGTGAAAGGATTTTTCATGGGTGCATGCTGGGTTCCAGAACTGTATACCAGCAGACAAAGTGCTGAATTTTTTCTCATCAGCAACTGAAGGGATCAGAAATAAGCTTTAATCCCATCCAATTGAAACAGTTGTCATCTTATTGCTATTTTCACAACATAGTAAATCTGCACTTCAAACAGGGAATCAGTTATATGAAGTCTCTACATCTAACAGCATTCAACAACTGTCAGTAGAATACTTTCCTTTATATGAAgcggaaaaggaaagggaaatttTAAGGCTGTAAAATACTTAGCAGTCTTACTTACTTTTACAAAAGTATTCAAGAACTATTGGCTATAACAAACAGCAAAGGCTAATTTGCCATTAAAGGTCCACAgtatgaaaggaagaaatacgTTAATGAGCTCCCCACATTCCTAGGAACACATTCATATTGTATAGCATTGTAAGATGaccaattcaaattattactcTTTAATTTAGCCTGCTGCTGAACTTTTACAAAGCGTCCATTAATTAGACTACATTTGGTTCACCAATTACAGGCACTTGCATGGAAACAATCCCATAAAGGGTCACTGTACAAAGGAGTAGACCCCAAGACGTTACTaccacagaaaagcagcatttttccttcacagcagGATATTACGGTTGTGATATGCAGCATAATTATATAATGAAGTTTTCAGAAAATGACCAGCAGAGGAACAGAATATGGAAATAACCTAGTTGCCACAATTGTCTGTTTATCTCTGCACAAGTCccttattttattattacaagTCCCCCTTataacagggaagtttagattggatataaggaaaaaattctttactgtaagggtggtgaggcactggaatgggttgcccagggaggctgtgaatgctccatccctggtggtgttcaaggccaggttggacagagccttgggtgacatggtttagtgtgaggtgtccctgcccatggcaggggggtcggaactagatgatcttaaggtcccttccaaccctaactattctatgattctgtgattttcaccTAGCTCTCAGCTACTACATGAAGATACATGCTGCATTCCAGAAATATACTATAAGGTTATGATCCATTAATGACTGTGAAGCACTGGGATATACCCCAATACATTCCAAAGGCAGAATCCAGTCCTTAATATGCAGGCATCTCAAATGAGTCCTGTCAGTCCACATACAACTGATCAGAAAATTCTTAAGGGCCTCCTTGTTCCTATGCAATACAGAACACAAAGTGTATCTGGTTGTTTTTTCCCAGACCTTTACTGTTATCATCAAGTTTAACATGAAAGTTTGCCAAGACAAACTAAAAGGGTAAAGCTTGAGTAAAGGATACCCATTTCATGTAGTCTTAAAAGGTTGCTGCCCCAAATGAAGCTCTTCTGTAGAATGGGGATGCATGCACAGGCATTAATGCCACCATTTAGAAACAGATGCTGCCAAGTAGTCTTTTGGAGACATACAGGGGCAAGAGCTggatattaaagaaaaaatgagcaAGCCAATTAACTAATTTTCAAAGCCAAAATAAATTTTtagcactttaaaaatattaaataaattacaaaaaagaCATTCTTAACAGTAAGTTCTTGCTGGGATTTGACCCTCTTGTGTGGTTGTTTACTTACAATGGCATCAATCTGTTCCAGgatcttcatgaactgctctgCAGTTCCCTTTATCCTCTTGTCCAGCTGTTTTAGTGCTTCTGCTTGGAGATCCTTTGCTAAAAATccctaagaagaaaaaaagagggaaggaaagacaaaattatTCCATACCCTACAGAACACTCAGCTTTGAAAATACATCAATGCATTACAGCAGAAAACTTCTTCTACTATTTCTGTAGTTTCAGGAATGATAGGGACTCCAATCTCATTCTATATTCTATCAATCCTTAAATGCTGAATATAAGATCTGCTATGTTTACTTAAAAGATTAAACAACAGACATTCTCCTTTGGGCTCTGAGAGAACTCTACGTTTTTTCCAGGTCTAAAGATTATAATTTAACCAATATGCAACAAAATTTACCTTTTTCCTAGCAGTGCCATGTTTCTATTTTGCTAACTCATAAATAGCAAATTTAGTAAGAATTTCACAGAACCCTTGAACAGTTAGGAGGGGCAACCTACTACTGACTACTCAATCCtctaaacagtatttttttcatacataTACCTACAAAACTGTTGTGCAAAGATATAAAAGGATACAAAACTGGCATACCTTCTGGATACCTGTGAGCTCTTTATTAACTTCATCTAACTTATTAGCTATTTGCTCCACCGACTTCTCCAAATCTCTCAGCTTCTTTAATTCAGCCTCTTCTTCTGGACTGTTCTGTGTATTCAAAAATACAACATTCACGACTACAGAACAAACAGAGACACTATGCAGCTAAAAAGCAGCAACAGTTGTGATACAGACATAAAGGTGTCTACTGATTTGAAATACACACTATGCTGTAGTTattcttttcatattttaatacctgcctgtcctgggtttaccccAATGATAAAATACTGTTACTCTGTTCTTCCAAAGCCTAATTACAAATAGTGTCAATGAAGCAATGTGTATGAACATATTAAATGAGACAaatttgaagggaaaaaggaaatgggTAAACTTTTTTTTGTTAGCTTAGCATTTTTAAGGTAGAGGCGACATTTCTGTTATTACTTTGTCCTCTATTTTGCAAAACCAGCCACAAGTCATTTCACTAGAAATAACTCAGCAGACTCAATagctacagcttttttttttaattactaaaaacaaacaggaaaacaacaacaaaaaaaccaaactaaaaacccacaacagaaaaacatgtgCAGATAAGGTCATCAGTGGACAGAAGGTTCATGAGCACTGACAAGCAACAGATCAGGCAGAATTTCATCAATAACATAAAGCAGAAGTCAGTCAATAATATAATTTCAGAAATGTATGAGAGTTATTTGCAGTACAATGTGAGACTGAACTCAACTTTGTGGTTAGGTTTACACTGCAACCTGCTTCTGTGTTCAGCAACTGAATCACTGATGGAAATTACAATAATTTAAGGGAAAGAAGGTCCAAATGCAATATTTACCCTTTTCCCAATCAACATGACTTTGCAACCGTTTTTAACTCCAAGTGCTGACAATGGCTGTTCCAATTCTTTCAGAGACTTCCCTAAATGgaaaaccagagagaaaaaaacatagtTAAAATACAGTCTGTGATATAGAATGTCTTTCTAAAGGCATTCAGAATATGAACACCTGAAAGTGACTAAGATGAAAAATACCATCTATAAGAAACATTAACAGATCTATAAGTTACCTTTGTATATCAGTTTCTGAAAAGGAACTGGAACTCCAGTGACTTGTTCAATAAGAAGAGCCATGTCTTGTAGCGTAGGTTCACCATCTTCTTGTTGGGAAGCAACCTTAATATTGTGTTTTTCATTGCCTAACAAAAAACAGAGTAACAGTATCTTATCATCACTTAGAATCCACTTCTAATATTAATTTCCATTAATGCAGAGTGACTCTCAAGAACAACCAATTTTCAATCAAAGGATTCTACCTCAGCTGAAAAATTTGTTTTACATTCTAATAACCTGAGGAGTTCAACCAGGCATTTTCTGCTGGCATAATGCTCCTGCTAAATATTACTGCCTGCCTCTTTAGAGTGCAGATGATGTTCATATATCCCACAAGCTAAAGCATGAAAGGCCACACCTTCCTGATACATTCCGTTTCCTACTTGTAGGAACTTTTAATGGCACGAGTCTTGGGGAATCTGAGGCCATTTATCACTTCCTTTGCTCCCTTTTCCTCATACATGGGAAGCAAGTGATCAATGTCTACCCTGCCTCCCCTCTACCAGCCCCCTGAGAGAATTCTCAGAGTCCAAAAGTTATTTCTCCCCATAATACTGCTGATACACAGCCTTAACCACTGTCTTAGCCTATACATCACCTTCCGCTTATAGAACATCCTATTCAGACTCCCTAAGAGTATTTGCATACAAACACCAGGAAGTTGTTAGAAAAAAGGAGTATGTCTATTAATCTCTGCTTAATAGACCCTTTCTGTAACCCTCTGCTCCCACACACTTCAGGCCTGTCAATCTGAAAGCACCCACAGGAATCAGCCACCATTAGCTGCAAGGGAAATAAAGAAAGGCATTTTTACTttgcaggaagagagaaatccctaacaaaaaccagaaagaaaactatTCTCGTGCCACTAATTTGAAGCGCATGTAtcttttacaaagaaaagtGCTAGAAGCATCGATTTTAAAAAGTTCCAGCCTCCAAGAAACACATGACAAGTGACACTGTGGCCTCAAACACTTGCAAGCTCCAACAACAGTTAATTTCAAAATGGTTTTAAGCTCAAAATCACATTGTACAAATGTCCCCCTTCTCACTCAAGCACTTTCCATTAACAGACTTCCTTCCTaatttgttttggaagaaaaataaaatttaggCCCTAGCTTCAACGTATTTCATAAGGTTGTTTTGATATAATAACTGCTTTGTGCCAGGGCTGTGCCCATCAGCAGCTTAgtgaaaaaacaagcaagcaaacagcaaatGAGGAAGAGAACAGCTGAAGTCAGtctaaaaatataaacagcTTTAATTACAAATTATGCTTACCACTTCAGGCAGACTGTAACTGAAGTGTTACTGTAAATTCACAGCAGAATGAAGTCACcatgaaaaatactttgtggTTTAGAACTGGTATCATAGCTTATCAGTTTGCTTCAGTAAATGACAGCAGTAATTTAAAGTAACCACTAACACaaaatacacttaaaaaaaccaaacagttcAATTATTGCAGATTGTCAAATGATACATGTAAGCCTACTACCATTCtatttcccatttccttcaTTCCCTACTTTCACTCAAGCATAGAAAActacaataaaaatgtttgtgcTAAGCAGTAAACCAGTATCTGACAGCAACAGATATAAATGAGACAGCTGAAGTCCAAGATGAATAATGCCTCCGATTTGCTATTTATTAATGGACAAAGTAATTACCAGATAAGAAAACAACCTGAAATACTGAgaatggaaggaagggaagTCTGGTGGCAAACAGCAAGATCTTGGAGTTCTAAATGTGTTAATATCATTAAGTTATTGTCATCTTTGCCAATCAAAACCCCTCAGATCAAATGGAGCTCTCTCAAGGCACCAAAGAGCACATGAATCATGAAGATTCAAACCGATTATTCCATGAAGTTCCTCACCAAAGACTTTCAGATAAAATTGCCAGGTgataaaggaaacattttcacaAAACAATGTGACAGTTTGGAAGGACAAATGAGCAAGCAGAAATAAACAATAAGCTCTAAAGGTGGAAAGAATGTCACCAACACAGTGCAAAAGGCACAAGAGCAGAATTTATTATTCAATAAAGAATAAACCATTACCAAGTTTTGTTAACCAAAACCAGCTGAATACCTTGCTGATTTAACACCCGACTACACTTATTCCTCCCAGTCCTGCACCTAGATCCACTTCACAGAAATTTAGCCATGGTATTTCTAATCTTATTTTAAGAACTGTGGAGCCCAGGCTATTCTTACCTCTTTGCAGTAACTTTTTATATTTACTTGCAGACTTAACCACATTCCACCTTCTTTCCATCCTCCTATTTCTCTTCccgaggaaaaaaacctcagtcATGCCAGCTTGCCTGTGAATAACCCGCTCACCAGGTCAGCACCCAGCTGTCACCCTGAAGACACCACCACTTTCTGCTGCAATCTTCCATCTCACTAACCACAGATGTTCAAGCTTACTCAACAAACAAGAAGAGTGCCCATCAGACAGCACCTGCTTTTAATGTACAGCACTGCCTTCAGTGATGTATTTCACTTAAATTAAGATTAATACTCAAAAAGTGACTTGTGCTCTGTGTTCTCCGGCAAGGACAGCCTTGTCACCTGTTCCCACTGCCACCCTTACAGCAGCTCTAACCCTGTCAGGAGGAGAGCATCATCATCTTGTTGATACGGAAAACGAGCTgcgtttttttccccttgttgcTGGATCAGCTTTAAGTGATCCAGCTTCAGGGGAAGTCGTGGccagcagagcactgaaacCTTACGGCAGCAGCCCCCATCGAGACCAGGCTAAGCAGAGGACGAGCCGTGCCCACTCAGGCCCGAGGCCGCAGCCGCCACCCGTCCGCCAGCcgcagctccagcaccagcgGCAGGCACATGCTCCCCACCTCGCTCCGCCGCCACTCCGGGTGCTCCCCGCTGACCCCAGCGCTACAACTACCGCTAACGGCCGCTGCGAGGTCCGGGCGGCACCGCAGTCGGGGCCCGGCCCGCACGGTCCCCGGCCGGGGTCTGTGTCGCCGGTGGGAGATGCCACGGGCCGCGCTGTGGCTTCACGGCGGCTGGAGACGCCCGCCCGCCCTCCGCCATGCCCCAGGCGGCTCTTACTGTACGTGACGGTGACCGTAACCGCAGCTCCGGGCGCCGCCATCCCACCCGCCACAAGGAAACCGTCCTGCGGCGCTTTCCGGGGCGCGCCGATAGTGCGTCACTTCCGTCGTGGGCCACGCCCCTCCAGCCTGGATGAGGCGGGACCGTGGGGAGCGGGGATGGGCCGAGGTTGCCGTTTGCTGGTGTCCCGGTGAGGTAAGCGCAGCCGAGCCAGTTAGCGACAGGAAACAAGCAGCGGGGGCACGGCCAGAACAACCCCGCTGGGAGCCGGGACTGCGGCTGGGATCGGAACCAGGCTCCCTCTCCGTGCCCGACCAGCACCGGACACTGACAGCAATGGCGACAGGTTAAAAGCAAACTAATTACCAGAGAAACCACACACAAGGATCAGCTCATCTATAggattttataaatacataaagtTACTGACAACCCGACTGATTACAGCATCCAAAGCAGGGTACAAGTCTCGACCAGTAGTTTAAAAATTGCTTTCGGTTCTGTTATCAAATAAGCGTAGTAATAAGGGAGCTATTTTACAGAGAGCAAGCAGCAGCGTACAATCTTGGTTTCAAGAAAGAGAAGCGTAatacaaagtgaaaataaacCTCAGCTATTGACAGCCACCACTACTCTTCACGTATTAACTTTGTCCATAAGACATGG
This sequence is a window from Lathamus discolor isolate bLatDis1 chromosome 2, bLatDis1.hap1, whole genome shotgun sequence. Protein-coding genes within it:
- the BAG1 gene encoding BAG family molecular chaperone regulator 1 isoform X1: MAAPGAAVTVTVTYSNEKHNIKVASQQEDGEPTLQDMALLIEQVTGVPVPFQKLIYKGKSLKELEQPLSALGVKNGCKVMLIGKRNSPEEEAELKKLRDLEKSVEQIANKLDEVNKELTGIQKGFLAKDLQAEALKQLDKRIKGTAEQFMKILEQIDAINLPENFSDCKLKKKGLVKRVQVFLAQCDTIEGNIGQEMDKLQSKNLALAE
- the BAG1 gene encoding BAG family molecular chaperone regulator 1 isoform X3, translating into MAAPGAAVTVTVTYSNEKHNIKVASQQEDGEPTLQDMALLIEQVTGVPVPFQKLIYKGKSLKELEQPLSALGVKNGCKVMLIGKRNSPEEEAELKKLRDLEKSVEQIANKLDEVNKELTGIQKGFLAKDLQAEALKQLDKRIKGTAEQFMKILEQIDAIVYCQLHLLNPE
- the BAG1 gene encoding BAG family molecular chaperone regulator 1 isoform X2 produces the protein MALLIEQVTGVPVPFQKLIYKGKSLKELEQPLSALGVKNGCKVMLIGKRNSPEEEAELKKLRDLEKSVEQIANKLDEVNKELTGIQKGFLAKDLQAEALKQLDKRIKGTAEQFMKILEQIDAINLPENFSDCKLKKKGLVKRVQVFLAQCDTIEGNIGQEMDKLQSKNLALAE